GAGGGAAGCGCGCGCGGTAACGGCTATGCCGTCTTCCTCGAATGCGAAATCGACACTCACGCTGTCGAGCGCGAGCGGGTGGCACAGCGGGATGAGGTCGCCGGTCTTCTTCGCCGCCATGATCCCGGCGATCCGTGCTGCTGCCATGACGTCACCCTTTGGTCCACTGCCATCGCGCACGGCTGCAAGCGTGCCGGGCGCCATGCGGATGCGGCCCGTTGCCGTGGCCGAACGCGCCGTTTGCGCCTTGCCCCCCACGTCCACCATGCGCGCCGCGCCGGTCTCGTCGAGGTGGGTCAGTTGGCTCATCGTGAAGCAGCTTTCATGCAAGGGCCGTGAACCGGAAGGCGGCCACGTTGGGGACGGTGCGAAAACGAAAACCGCCGCGATCGCCCGGAGCGGTCGCGGCGGTTTCGCCAATTCGTGGTGTTGTGCGCGGGTTGGAACATGCAAACAGCAATGCCACAGGCGCGCGCGCAATTACAATGCCGGGGAGGTTGGCCTCAATCGCGCAGGTCTGCGGGCACGCGGCCGCCGTTGGCAGCGAGCTTGTTCATCACCTGCCTGTGCAGCCAGATGTTCTCTTCCGCCTTGCCCGAATAATCGGCGTCGCCCAGTTCGGTGGCGAGTTCTTTACGGTTCTCGTAGCTGGGATCTAGCCCGACGAGCTTCATCAGGTCGACGATGGAGGAGCGCCAGTTGAGGTTGTCCGCGCCGCCCATGCCATCGAGCCTGCGCTCAACGTCGACCTCGTCAACCGCCGCCGACTTGCCCGCGCCGAAGCCCTTGGTCTGTGCGGGCGCCATCGTCTTGCCGGCGGTAGTGCCAGCAGCGGTGCCGGCGGTGGTGGGCGCAGGGGTTTCGTCCTTGCGGCCGAAGATCGCGTTCTTGATCGACGTGAAAATGCTCATCTCGTTCCCTTTTTCTTGCTGGCGGCCACCTTCCGGGGGCCGTGTTGCCGATAGAACGCGCGAAGGCGCAAAATGTCCCGATGCCAGCGCAATTCCTGCAAAGCAAAAACAGCGCCATCATTCGGCAACCTTTGGTCGCTAAACGTTGTCGACACATGTCCGGTGCCGGATGTTGCAGGAAATCCCGGAATGGTTTTTCGTATCGTCACCTTGCTGGCCGGGTGCGCCGTTCTTGCCGGATGCGGGGGCGGTGGCGGATCGTCCGACGTGCCTGGCCCGGTGGCCACCTCCTCTCCGACGCCAACGCCCGGGGCGACACCTTACCAAACCTTTGCCCAGCAAACGGGCAACCGCACCTATGCGACGTCGTGCGCTGCCGGCGTTTTGAAGGTGCCGGGCACGGTGGTCT
This is a stretch of genomic DNA from Aurantiacibacter arachoides. It encodes these proteins:
- the moaC gene encoding cyclic pyranopterin monophosphate synthase MoaC, which codes for MSQLTHLDETGAARMVDVGGKAQTARSATATGRIRMAPGTLAAVRDGSGPKGDVMAAARIAGIMAAKKTGDLIPLCHPLALDSVSVDFAFEEDGIAVTARASLTGRTGVEMEALTAASVALLTIYDMAKAMEKGMVIADIRLTHKTGGKSGDWRAP
- a CDS encoding DUF3597 domain-containing protein, translated to MSIFTSIKNAIFGRKDETPAPTTAGTAAGTTAGKTMAPAQTKGFGAGKSAAVDEVDVERRLDGMGGADNLNWRSSIVDLMKLVGLDPSYENRKELATELGDADYSGKAEENIWLHRQVMNKLAANGGRVPADLRD